The DNA segment GGTGGCTGACTATAACAAGTGAGTTGAATTTATTCAGTGATGTTGTATAACAAATTGTGTAGAtatgttcacattttatttacttgGTTATGTTTGACTTTAGATTTGAAATATGTCCTATAATTTTCCACACAGGAACATGGGAGGAGTTGATCTCTCCGATGCCCTCATCAGCTATTACACTGTTCTCCGAAAGACCAGGAAGTGGTACTGTGCCCTATTCTACCACTTCATTGATACCGCTGTGGTGAATGCGTTCATCATTCATCAGCAGATGGCTCTAGCACGGAACCAGAAACCCAAAACACAAAGAGAGTTCCGTGAAGCCCTGGTTCTGGAGCTTGCTGATTGGAATGACCCTGCTCCTTCTGCCTCTACTGCTGCAGCTCAAATTACAGGAGGACCCTCGGGCAATGCATGCCACCGGCCCAAATACATCACCGAAATCTGTGATGATTCGAGGAGGAGATGCAGAGTGTGCCACCAAAAAACACTCATTATCTGCCAGGCATGCAATGCATACCTGTGTTTCCAGGCAACAAGAGACTGTTTCAACCCCTGGCATGACGAGCACAATTTGTAGTTTAGGACTGAGGGGTTGTGAAAAGTTGTACAAAGTTGTGAAAAGTTTGTAAATAGTTGAAAAGTTGTAAATAGTTGGAGAAtgaatttctaatatttttgttttatttttttcttattcataaGTTCCATTTTTCATATGTATAGAAAAGTATAAACATATGTGAATAGTTTGTGGAAAAGTAAAAAACCTAGTCTCTGTATTTTGTGGTGTCAGATGTCAGTTCAAGTAACTAAGTTCCTTTagggcaggggtgcccaaccctgctcctggcgatcgactgtcctggattgtttagcttcaaccctaatcaaacacacctgcctttaatttttaagtgagcctgaagaccttaattagttgcttcaggtgtgtttgattagggttggagctgaactttgcaggacagtcgatcgccaggagcagggttgggcacccctgctttaGGGTCACAAAACGAGCATCAGTGACTCCTAGTGGTGTTTTGTGTTGTAGCAGCAAAAAGTCCCACAGAAACCTAATTTTTTAGATATCAAGATAAAATTTGAAACAGAACTTTGTTACACTTATGGGTTttactttttagcatttttaggctaaaacacatatttttaaaatatgtaaatttattagaataaaacatattttcataacaataaacaaacttctataacttttagacaattttttttttttttttaaatattccaatACTGCAATAATCTACTAAGTGTCTTCTTTCAAAAGAGACCATCTGTATGTTtgtattccaaagtgttcatgaATTACAACTATTTAAATTTGTATAGTGCATTTTCACATGTATCCCCAAAaaggggggtgacagttaaggggttaaagaaGATTCCTAACACTGACAAAGCATAAGTAACATGAACAGGAGTGCACATGGAGATTCGGTTTGGTGctcacactgcacatagtgtgacCAAATTAATATAactataacaaatgaaaaaatgtgtgaaaatactattacatttcaaaattaaagagtattaaaaaaaattacaatttacttaaattgtatatttaaaaaatacaatactaatattttttttctttttacattttgatatgaattttcaacattttcaaacctaaaatcagcaagcttttattttggcagaatgtatagtatatagtatgtatagtATATACACTGCCGGTTGTAGCCCTGCAGAGTCAATCTAAAAGTGATTGTGCagtaacagctgtcaaccatgtctcTACACAAATGAGCGGTCTGAACATATTTGCccagtgcattttttaatttggTCACATCTCTTACAAAAAAACCCCCATGGTTTTCTCATAGTAAAACCAtagggtttttgtgtgtgtgtgtgtgtgtattgactACCATTTGTATCACCACAACAAAACTAATAAGGTGCAGAACCTTATTTTGAATTCAACAAATAAACTgcacaaattacaaataatatatatatatatatatatatatatatatatatatatatatatatatatatatatatatatatatatatatatatatataaaaggtttttttttttttgacatacacTAATGCTAATATCTCTGGAAGTTAGGTTAGGTTTAAAGTGTGGTATGTAATATTAACCTGCTAGTGGTTGAACTGGATATTGCAGAGGGATTTTCCCTCTTTCCCATTTTTAGTGTTTCTATTATTTGCAAATTAAAAGCCAGTTCATGtggttttcatatttttctgtcaCAATTATTGCTGACGCTGTAAACAACCATGGCCCAGCTGCACCTCTGCATTGTGCCTCTAATACCCACTGCCTTGATAACCAGGTGCCATGAACCAGAGTGTGAATGTAAATACTGTCTGAATGTTGAATTAACTTCCTGGTAAAAGTGCAATACCTGAAATACAAAAGTacatttctcaaatgacaacaatcattcgtactagtgggtgcaggacactatagttcatttatgtaagtgaggatagcaaaataactGTGACAaaaattatacccaaaaattctaaacactaaaacagatttaaatttgggaccaaaaaatatatatattttttattgttaatgtgaCCATTTTACActacagactgaacaaaattaagtatTGCTTGGTAAATGGTTTACCTTCATtcaaatttaacagctgacagctattcaacctAATTCATGACAAACCATTCTATCAAATTTAGCTGAcgttatcaagatgaatttgttctgacacagtttaatatccaaaatatagtgaaaacactatttattagcacGGTAACAAGGTCGGCAGTTTAAGACTAACTAGTAAGCACAAAGAAAAAGATATTtctcttttaaatataaataacccTTTACTGGATAAATCTAAGACGTACAagctaatctaacacataaacacgcactcatacattcacacaagttgaagaaagagaaaaagtgagGAAAGAATAAGTTTAAGAGAGTGAAAATGgaaatcccaagtttatagcAATATGTGTATAATTGCTTAGACCTAAATAACCATCTGTCATTTatttaaccctcgcattgagttcctcagtgAGCTtaagatttatattaaatgcaccagttcagctagaatctggCGGTACATGCGTTGCTTGTTTAAGGGGTTCCCTTGTTGTCCTCATTGCAGAAAGGGTTTTCTGATGTTTGTTGATTGGCTGGAAGTCTGGTTGTCTTGGGAAGCCAATGGTTGGGCGCTGGCTGAAGAcacggagttgtgggctggtcgAAGTTTTTGGAGTCAGAGTTGGACTCGAAGACACGGCTTTGTGGCAAAACTTACCTCAGAATGCAAAACTCTCAatggaaacaaaataaactacattaaagggatagttcacccaaaaattaaaattctgtcattaattactcatccttatgtcattacaaacccataagaccttaggaacacaaattaagatatttttgatgaaatctgagaactTTGACCCTCCCATAAACAGCAAGGGTACGATCACGTTCAAGGCCCAGGAAAGTACCAAGATGATCGACAAagcagtccatgtgacatcagtctGTCAACAGTAACTTTAccaagctatgagaatactttattgcgcaaagaaaacaaaaataatgactttattccacATTTTCGTCTCCCATTCGTGGGAGGGTATCGTGGACAGATTTATGACGTTGTCTTGTTATCCTGGGCCTCTTTGTGGAATTTGGCTCTTTAAGTTGTCAACCATTTTCTGATcgaatcttaaattgtctgattcgcTCTGATGCCCTACACTACAGTAGttcaacaaatgttattttaacacaagGAACCGTGTTTTTGGTTTGTTATACTCACAACTGTAAACACAAATGTTCTCCATCACATTCCATGATGACGTTTTCTCTCGCGTGGCCTCCTGGGATAGAAAAGTGTCCATCGATGCACACTCCAGAATCTGGGCTGAAGCAGTAGGACATCCGGGGATTTCttgcctactcttttatgaatactgaAGTTTTAAACATACTTCTTTCTTCACGTACTGTTTTCTCCTTCTACAGTATGTAGTGGGTAAGTGGACATATTCGAACGCAACTTAAGTATACGTACGTCCAAATCTCGTGAGAATTAGTGCACCAGCCAGGTAATTCTTACCTATTCTTTTATGAACAGGCTACTTATTATTCAAACATACTTATTCGCTCGCCTACTACCttttgcctactatatagtagggaagtatgtggTTTTGAACGGAGCGACTGGCTTTATAAATGGTTTACTGAATCGTTGACTCAatcttttagtttaaaacatGGAATAATTTAGTAAAGAAACAGCTTTGTGTTGATCACAGCAGTTCTCCTAGAGCTTTATTTTCATTGGCGTAATTATtgacattgtgtctaaaatgtataatttcttaAGTAAAAGTTATAGTCAGTACTGTCTTAAAAATCCTGTGCATGGAACgttatcttttaaaacattacatttaacagaAAATATTGGGCAACCACATTCAGCTATAATAAACTTCATAACCACAACTTGATGAAAGCGTAATGCAAACTTGCTGCCTCAGATGTGACCATTtggtaaaatgttaataatataatgatacatGCAGgtaaatgattatacataaaaccACAGTAAAAAATTGACCacacagtgttaaaaaaaagactatgTTTTCCATTCCCTGAAAAGTAGCAGGTTTGGTCAAAGGTTTAGGGGTTGggccaaaaaattattttgcctaTGTCACAATGTGAGGTAAATCTGGCCCTGGGCACGTTGAACAGCCCTTAAACTCAAGCTAATCTGAGGTTCCCCCAGTCAAAATGCAAGTTTAAGTCCTTAGTGCCTCAAAAGATTTTCAGAGCACtgggaaactttttcaggctaaAATGTACAGTACTAGTTTTGAACATTCATAATtcagttgttttctttctttgatgCAGTGACAAAATGCAGCCAAAAGTTGGCTCATCGGTTActcaagaaaaaggtggatattcTGGGAGAAACAGAGAAGAAATAAGATGAATTCATTGACATGAGAATTCATcttcagtaaataaattaaatagttaaatctTTTTGCTATTCTATTCATGGTCTGATGTAAAATTATATGactttagctaaaaaaaaaaaaaaacttttattttggtagcgATGTGACGTCATGAGGCTGCGCCGCGCTCCCGCGTCTGTGAGTCGGCTGCAGAAAGGTGAGcgcttttaatattgtttaaatcgACCAAACTAAGATCATTGTGATGCTTTATCTAGTGATATTAATGAGGGGCGTTTGATGCGCGTGAAGCACACGAGTAACAGAAAGGGTGCGTATCACTTCGCTCTCTGTATGGTGAGTCAGTTTATCTTAAACACGAGTTCAGTCACTGAACAAAGCTTTCTGAAACTCCGAGTCAACGGAATCAGTTACTTTAAAACCTAATGTTTTCATGGAAGTGGAATCTATTAAATATAACCTACAGATAAGTGAATATTACAGTAATCTTAatgggtcattctacagaaacgtcCACTTTTGGTATGACAAGATGTCTTAAAATGGATttctttttctaacatttaaacttagaccacattattagattgacagataatgatttttttgtgtgtgtacttaaAGACCGCATACACCATTTtttttgtcactggtgttaccttaCTTCTTTAGCAATATTAAAGgtgtttatgaaatattatattttttttcagtacatgCAGTCTGAGGTACAGAAAATTAGTGATAACTAACTAATAAggagattatattttgtttattttaatcaggTTTGTTAAAAGTGTGACTGAATGATGTTAGTTCATTTGCTatgacaatatttgaaaaactgTTATAAACAAGCAATGATACAATCCTTTAAAGCTTAATTCTTAAGTGTAGCAGAAttcaatgaatttaaaatgatcatCATGTCACATGTGacagattttatttaatgtgaaagaaaaaaacacagtaaCATTAAATGCATAACATACAAATGCCTCATTTCATAAGAACTGAAATCAGTTAGAAAAATATCATagacaacattttaaatcaacattttaacTTCATTAGAAAACAACTAAAATGTGCTAGTAAGTACAATACCATGACATAAAATAGCCACAACTGGACAATTACAGTTTAGACAATGACTAAGAGGGGAAAACTTTGAACTGTCCCCATTTTCCATTTCATGGtgcctttttgcttttttttttcactggccCAACTGCCCCATAATGAACTCCCAGAACCGCTGATCAATCTGAACTGAATGCTTATTTAGTGCCATGGGCTCTGGAATCAGGCGTATAATCTGGTCATCACTGTACCAGTTAACATCATCTCTGGGGCTTGGCCAGAAAAACTTATTCACTCCATTGCGGTGCATGCATTTGACTTGCACATTGTTTTCCTCCACCTGCAGGATGATGCCAGGGTAGGGATTGTCATCATATCCCACAACACACCACTGCCCAATGTGATGCTGTTCTACGACATTGGGTCTGAAATCTTTGCCTGTTTGATTGGTTGCATCCATAGCTCCAAGAGTAACCTCCTCTAGGCTGTGGCATGGACACTCAGGTTACGTCTACATtaatccggatacatttgaaaacggcgttttcgttttaaaatgctctccgtccacactagcgttttccaaaagtgtctcatccacacagaaacatcagaaaaagttaaattcgctttctgcgcatgcgtaaagcctcaaaaaaagctcactgcagattatacacacggaacagacatgaaacgttttcatgcagtttttctgacaggaaattttatatatttatatattttatttacgaaaaGAACTCACCATTCACTGACGCGTCCAGGTCGCACACGATTCTATAACGCAACTCGTGGTCATGAGTAAATTAACCTTTTcaggactgtgatatgaagagtgtacaaagtaacacatctatagcaatagtgtgaaagtgcatagcacataacgtgcacaataccagtataaacacggATATCTATTGGTGCAATatgcgtcacatgactaaacttgcatcatcgttttcaaaagcctccgttttcacagtccacactacaacgcAAAAACGCCGTTTTCAAATTCATCCACTTTGGAGAGCGATTTTTAAAAAGCTCCGTTTTCCTTGATAAAAATGCCGTCTCAGTGTGGACGGAAGgccaaaacggagagaaaaagatgcgttttaaaacgaaaacgtattagtgtggacatggcctcAAACACCCCCTCAGCAGCCCCACAGAAACAGCTTATGTCCCTGTATTTGAGAATGCCAGGGGAAACGCTAAGGACCTCATGCATTTTCATGGTGCCTTTAATGGTGAATAGGGGCACTTGCTTTAAACCTTCATCCTTCTTCTCAACTTCTTCCTCACTCACATAGTAGAGTTTCACCTTGCTTGTGTCCCTCAGCAGCTGGAAAAAGCTCTGTGCATCAGGAATATCTTTACCTTGACGAACTAATGCGTCACATGTTCTCTTCAGTGCAGTTGTTCAGCTGTTCCCTTCCCGTGACTTGCCTCAGAGAAGTTTCATGGcacgtctctctgtctctctcatttgGTGGAACCACCCAAAATGGTCTCTGACGGCAGAAGAAGGCATAAGACATTTGTTGGTGCTCCGATACATATTTCCTGTGGAGGTTGAGCAAGGAATCAGACAGTAGCCTCCTCTCTCTCTTAATCTTCTTGAGAGTTAGTGTGTTCTTCCTCCCTGTACTCAGTCTGCTGACGTCATCCCAGAGAAAAAAATTGTCTGACAGATTTTAGTCTCCTTCCGTATGCCAGTTTCTTGCTTTGAACTTGCTTTGTTTTTCTGATGATTTGAGAATCACAACCGATGAGCTATATGTCTTGAATTTCACCTTCTCTGATACCAGCTGTGCAAGACTTTGTTTTGACTTTGTGGCTCTAAAACTTTTGGATTTGTGTTTCAGTGCTCCCAAAACAGCAAAGTGATATTTCAGGGTTTTTCTGACATGGGTGTTGACTCGCTGACCTTGAAGAACTTTTTGTGTTTTAACTTCTGGGCTGTCAAGATTTGCACGCTGCAGTCGTATGTTACGTTTCTTCACCTTTTCATATCTTCGTTTCCAACCGATGATCTCGTCTTTCAGTTTCTCTGTTTCCCTTTGTTTCCTTTGTGCATCTCTCCTACGTTGTCTCCTCCCTTGTTGTAGTTGTCTGTAAagcaaaatattttcttgaaaaaaaaagttctcactCATTTAACCCTAGcttgtttctctctcttgctctctcactGTATGTGTAAGTAtgtgtctctctttttctgtgtgaatgtgtaGAAAAGGTGATAGGGAAAGAGTTAGTGAAAAGGGTATGTGAGATGATAATGGTGTGAATAGCCAGGGAAGCAAATCCAGATGTGactgatgatgtgtgtgtgtgtgtgagagagagagagagagagagagtgtgtgtgtgtgtgtgtgtgtgagagagagagcttgtgtgtgagagagatagagagagtgtgtgtgagtgagagagagattgtgtgtgtgagtgagagtgtgtgtgtatgagagagtgtgtgtgtgattgagagagagattgtgtgtgagagtgagagtgtgtgtgtatgacagagtgtgtgtgtgagtgagagagagtgtgtgtatgtggaggTACTGTATGCTATGCACTTTTAGAACTGTTTCaccatttatttctgtatttgtaaCAGTTCAGTTTGTACCTTGAAGCGCTGGGTGATCTATCTGGCGATGATGGGGTGTCAATGCTCCTGCTCTGACTCTTTGCTGACGGACCCTCCATGCCTTTCGCTCATATCTCTTCTCCCTTTTACTCAAATCActtattctctttcttttttgtgtgtcaaTGTCACGGACATAGCTCTGTTTCCTTTTCTGCAAATACTTTGCTCTGCGTTCAGGATCAGCATCCCTACGCTTTCTGTATAGTCGCTGTTTCTCAGCTGCACTCAGTTTAGCCATACCCTCAATTTAGAAATACCTGACCAAAGGAGGATTAACTATGACAAAGAAAAGTCAGAATCACACAATGTGATTTAGTGCTATTTTATGCAAAAGAACTAAATGAATAGCTTTgaacaaagtttatttataaaagggAGTCACTGGTGTTACTGATCTTCACTGCTGTTACCCATAAGGAAGGTGACACCAGTGACAGTTTTCATGAAAGcttgcgattttaaaatcgattttgtgtagattgtcagtgaattacggctctgtgtagtaaatgccaaccagtgttgccaagtctgcggttgtttttcatgtccgcgggttgaagcgaccccaataccaataacgtgatatttagcccctaaaatgtgattattaccagggcaaccctgacaaaaaacgtatattttaaccccgggatgcaattagTCTCTCAgactacggaagcgcttaccagatggcagcaaagtgaaaagatggttactggggtgaatagagtccttgatgattttaacagctctgcttttgcagcgtttgaggtagatgtcctgcagagaggggagagcagaccctgagatgtgctctgctaagcgcacaactctctgcagggctttgcagtcatgactggagctgttcccataccacactgatatacactgagtcaatacacctCATATggccctgaatagaaagttttcaggattgctggtgagaccctgaatttcctcagctgtcgcagatggtacagtctttgcctggctttattaacctgagtttgaatgtgggtagtccaagtcaggtcctctgagatgtttacaccgaggtacttgaagctgctcaccctctccacaggggtcccgctgatcataagagtatagggctgctgctgtctcttcctgaagtcaacaatcagctctttagttttgctcacattcagagagagacaattgtcctggcaccatgatgttaatttctctacctcatccaagtatgcgatctcgttgttgtgaatgaggccctGAACCACactatcatcagcaaatttgataatagatgtggagctgtgggaagacacgcagtcatgtgtgtagagagagtagagcaggggactcaggacacagccctgtggggctcctacattcagggtgatggagttagaggtgtactggcctactttcaccacttgaggtctgccggtgaggaaatcaagaatccagttgcagagtgaagaattcaggccgaggtccatgagtttagaagctagctttatggagactatagtattgaaagctgagctatagtcgatgaatagcagccttac comes from the Cyprinus carpio isolate SPL01 chromosome B4, ASM1834038v1, whole genome shotgun sequence genome and includes:
- the LOC109082229 gene encoding piggyBac transposable element-derived protein 4-like, with product MVLVDGKILGTGYKLYVDNFYTSPSLFRDLLQKGIWACGTIHSNRVGFPQATDNRLPRNAPRGSMRWIRNDKLLFVEWKDTREVLMCSSFHSANGDRTVQRRMRTRSGEWTEPTVPVPAAVADYNKNMGGVDLSDALISYYTVLRKTRKWYCALFYHFIDTAVVNAFIIHQQMALARNQKPKTQREFREALVLELADWNDPAPSASTAAAQITGGPSGNACHRPKYITEICDDSRRRCRVCHQKTLIICQACNAYLCFQATRDCFNPWHDEHNL